Proteins from one Desulfomonilia bacterium genomic window:
- a CDS encoding propionyl-CoA synthetase, producing MKYSSYEEAYNRSMNDPDGFWAEAAEAVTWTKKWDSVVSSPKPNFYRWFEGAEMNTCYNAIDRHVEAGRKDQTAIIYDSPVTGTVKKITYGELLDHVSLVAGMLKKFGVERGDRVIIYMPMIPETLFAMLACARIGAVHSVVFGGFAPNELAVRIEDAKPRIMISASCGIEPKGAIPYKPLLDKAIELSSHKPEKCIIFNREQVKAELIAGRDVDWKDAIEGVEPAACVTIKATDPLYILYTSGTTGIPKGVVRDNGGHAVAMMWSMKNIYGIEPGDVYWAASDVGWVVGHSYIVYAPLLYGATTIVYEGKPVGTPDPGAFWRVINEHKVKVLFTAPTAFRAIKKEDPTGSFIKKYDISCLKYLFLAGERLDPDTYHWASDLLNIPVVDHWWQTETGWAIAANCAGIELLPIKAGSPTKPVPGYNIKVLDENGGELPNGSEGTIAVKLPLPPCCLPTLWQRDDAFVSSYLSSFEGYYTTGDGGFMDADGYIYIMGRVDDIINVAGHRLSTGGMEEVVAKHPDVAECAVIGVDDQLKGQVPVGFAVLKAGVKRDPAEIQKEVVKMVRDQIGALACLKDIAIVPRLPKTRSGKILRGTMRKIADGKEYKVPSTIEDPAVLGEIGEALKGVGYPKQ from the coding sequence ATGAAATACAGTTCATACGAAGAGGCATACAACCGTTCAATGAACGATCCCGACGGGTTCTGGGCTGAGGCCGCCGAGGCGGTCACATGGACTAAGAAATGGGACAGTGTTGTTTCGTCGCCCAAGCCGAATTTTTACAGGTGGTTTGAAGGCGCGGAGATGAACACCTGCTATAATGCAATAGACAGGCATGTAGAAGCCGGAAGGAAAGACCAGACAGCAATCATTTATGACAGCCCTGTGACAGGGACGGTGAAGAAGATCACATACGGCGAACTCCTTGACCATGTGTCGCTTGTGGCCGGCATGCTGAAAAAATTCGGTGTTGAAAGGGGCGACCGCGTTATCATCTATATGCCAATGATACCGGAAACACTTTTTGCAATGCTTGCCTGCGCAAGAATCGGAGCGGTACACTCGGTCGTTTTCGGCGGATTTGCGCCCAACGAGCTGGCAGTCAGGATTGAAGACGCAAAACCCAGGATAATGATAAGCGCTTCCTGCGGCATTGAACCCAAAGGCGCAATTCCTTATAAACCGCTTCTTGATAAGGCGATTGAGCTTTCCAGCCACAAACCGGAAAAATGCATAATATTTAACCGTGAACAGGTTAAGGCCGAACTGATTGCCGGAAGGGACGTCGACTGGAAAGATGCGATTGAAGGTGTCGAACCGGCGGCGTGCGTTACTATCAAGGCGACAGACCCTCTCTATATTCTTTATACATCAGGCACGACCGGCATACCGAAAGGCGTAGTCAGGGATAACGGCGGACACGCGGTTGCAATGATGTGGTCCATGAAAAATATTTACGGAATAGAACCCGGAGATGTCTATTGGGCGGCATCCGATGTAGGCTGGGTTGTCGGCCATTCATACATCGTCTATGCGCCACTTCTCTATGGGGCGACTACGATAGTCTATGAAGGAAAACCGGTCGGCACTCCAGACCCGGGGGCCTTCTGGCGTGTCATCAACGAGCACAAGGTAAAGGTGCTGTTCACTGCGCCTACCGCGTTCAGGGCGATCAAGAAGGAAGACCCGACCGGCTCGTTCATTAAGAAATATGACATATCATGCCTGAAGTATCTCTTCCTTGCCGGGGAAAGGCTTGACCCGGATACATACCACTGGGCAAGCGATCTCCTTAATATCCCTGTCGTTGACCACTGGTGGCAGACCGAAACGGGCTGGGCCATTGCCGCCAACTGCGCAGGCATAGAACTTCTGCCGATCAAGGCGGGATCGCCTACAAAACCTGTGCCTGGATACAATATCAAGGTGCTTGATGAAAACGGGGGCGAACTTCCGAACGGTTCGGAAGGAACGATTGCGGTCAAGCTGCCGCTGCCGCCGTGCTGTCTGCCTACATTGTGGCAGAGGGATGACGCGTTTGTCTCTTCATATCTGAGCAGTTTCGAAGGCTATTATACTACCGGCGACGGCGGTTTCATGGATGCCGACGGCTACATCTACATCATGGGCAGGGTGGACGACATAATAAACGTTGCAGGACACAGGCTCTCAACCGGCGGAATGGAAGAGGTTGTCGCCAAACACCCCGATGTCGCGGAGTGCGCTGTCATAGGTGTTGACGACCAGCTCAAGGGGCAGGTCCCTGTCGGATTCGCGGTACTTAAGGCCGGCGTTAAAAGAGATCCTGCGGAAATACAGAAAGAGGTTGTAAAAATGGTCAGGGATCAGATCGGTGCTCTGGCATGTCTCAAGGATATTGCGATCGTTCCAAGGCTTCCAAAAACCAGAAGCGGCAAGATTCTCCGCGGGACAATGCGAAAGATTGCTGACGGCAAGGAATATAAGGTCCCTTCGACAATTGAAGACCCGGCGGTTCTGGGCGAGATAGGTGAAGCCCTGAAAGGTGTGGGTTATCCTAAACAGTAG
- a CDS encoding HAD family hydrolase — translation MMQKIEAVIFDMDGTLLDTLKDIADSMNMALKMTGQPERDFEYMRFSVGYGVDELARRAMPAGSSSEDVMRCVGRFREIYNEHYKDSSRPYDGIPEMLDELTKLNIPFAILSNKPEDFTIKMTDELLGKWEFAEVRGVRNDRPKKPDPAVALEIAQRWHISPEKIAFVGDSAVDMQTANAAGMLAVGVLWGFRPGKEIEEAGSMVLISHPLELIGLLITE, via the coding sequence ATGATGCAAAAAATTGAAGCAGTGATATTCGACATGGACGGCACTCTCCTTGATACGCTCAAGGATATTGCCGATTCCATGAATATGGCTCTTAAGATGACAGGCCAGCCCGAACGCGATTTCGAATATATGAGGTTCAGCGTGGGTTATGGAGTGGATGAGCTTGCCAGGCGGGCGATGCCGGCGGGGAGCAGTTCTGAAGATGTAATGAGGTGTGTCGGCAGGTTCCGCGAAATATACAATGAGCACTACAAGGATTCGAGCAGACCCTATGACGGCATCCCTGAGATGCTTGATGAACTTACGAAATTGAATATTCCGTTTGCGATACTCTCGAACAAACCTGAGGATTTTACGATAAAGATGACGGATGAACTGCTCGGAAAGTGGGAATTCGCCGAAGTGCGCGGCGTAAGGAATGACAGGCCAAAGAAACCCGATCCCGCTGTTGCCCTGGAAATTGCACAGAGATGGCACATCTCTCCTGAAAAGATAGCCTTTGTAGGCGATTCCGCAGTAGACATGCAGACCGCCAATGCTGCAGGCATGTTAGCCGTCGGTGTCCTCTGGGGTTTCAGGCCAGGGAAGGAAATAGAGGAAGCGGGCTCAATGGTCCTCATAAGCCACCCCTTGGAACTGATTGGATTATTAATAACTGAGTAA
- a CDS encoding CoA-binding protein, with product MNLKPLFEPRTIAVIGVSLHNDLNPANVIYYKNLFRYPAEVYAVNPKAGILKGMQSYSSVADISDDIDMAVIAVQAERVPASVEECIKAGVKSAVIISGGFSEVGRNDLQDRITAIAREADFPIIGPNCIGLYVPEKVDTFFEPQERINTPLKGNIALVSQSGGMLLDMMIRFTSEGAGMSTCVSIGNKAVIKEKDLINYLASDEKTKVISFYIEGFNEGEGHEFIETAKNCGKPVVVLKSGKTPQGSRAITSHTASLAGDYKVFSSIMNQYGIVEAAGLLDLVYFSQCLSCYQEHIQGRLGILTISGGHGTLATDLALSYGLDIPALDDSQQDAVRAVLSPSIKNIASCHNPVDLTGSAVDGDFVEAAKALSVMDNIDCVVALLLPYAPALSMDLGALLSTVKRRYNKPIIAYVPRLEKYRILIDGFELNNIPVAHSIEGCMKMAQGLLKYRGNKS from the coding sequence ATGAATCTTAAACCCCTGTTCGAACCCAGGACAATTGCAGTAATCGGCGTATCGCTTCATAATGATTTGAATCCGGCAAATGTAATCTATTACAAAAATCTTTTCCGGTATCCGGCCGAGGTATATGCGGTCAATCCCAAGGCGGGCATTCTGAAAGGCATGCAGTCATATTCCTCGGTTGCCGATATATCCGATGATATCGACATGGCCGTAATAGCGGTTCAGGCCGAACGTGTTCCGGCAAGCGTCGAGGAGTGCATAAAAGCTGGCGTGAAAAGCGCCGTCATAATCTCTGGCGGCTTTTCAGAAGTCGGGAGAAACGACCTTCAGGATAGGATCACCGCAATTGCCAGAGAAGCCGACTTTCCCATTATCGGGCCCAACTGCATAGGCCTCTATGTGCCGGAAAAAGTCGATACCTTTTTTGAGCCTCAGGAAAGAATCAATACACCTCTGAAAGGCAATATCGCCCTGGTGAGCCAGAGCGGCGGCATGCTGCTGGACATGATGATAAGGTTCACCTCCGAAGGCGCGGGGATGTCAACATGCGTAAGCATAGGAAACAAGGCTGTCATCAAGGAGAAGGATCTTATCAACTATCTTGCATCTGATGAAAAGACCAAGGTCATCTCATTTTATATTGAAGGTTTCAACGAAGGGGAGGGCCATGAGTTTATAGAGACTGCAAAGAACTGCGGCAAGCCGGTTGTGGTGCTTAAATCAGGCAAGACCCCACAGGGCAGCAGGGCGATAACAAGCCATACCGCATCGCTCGCAGGCGACTACAAGGTGTTTTCTTCCATCATGAACCAGTACGGTATCGTCGAAGCTGCCGGACTGCTCGACCTTGTCTATTTCAGCCAGTGCCTCAGCTGCTATCAGGAACACATTCAGGGCAGGCTCGGCATACTCACCATAAGCGGCGGTCATGGGACGCTTGCAACTGACCTGGCGCTCAGTTACGGACTGGATATTCCGGCACTTGACGATTCCCAGCAGGATGCGGTCAGAGCCGTCCTTTCTCCGAGCATAAAGAACATAGCCTCGTGCCACAATCCCGTTGACCTTACAGGAAGCGCGGTTGACGGCGATTTTGTGGAAGCGGCCAAGGCGCTGTCGGTCATGGATAATATAGACTGCGTGGTAGCCCTTCTGCTTCCTTATGCGCCGGCGCTCAGCATGGATTTGGGTGCACTCCTCAGCACGGTCAAGAGGCGCTATAACAAGCCGATAATCGCTTATGTGCCGAGGCTGGAAAAATACAGGATACTGATTGACGGTTTTGAACTGAATAACATTCCCGTAGCACACAGCATTGAAGGCTGCATGAAGATGGCGCAGGGCCTGCTCAAATACAGAGGAAACAAAAGCTGA
- a CDS encoding MFS transporter, whose protein sequence is MEGKKLSVGVKAGYGVCDFGGNLFFTATAFVLLNYITDTMGLAAGLAGTALFIGRVWDAFYDPILGYFSDRTKTRMGRRRPYMLAGAIPLFIAMVVMFTNPSFFKQGMSQTALFIFTTVVYVLLCTAYSTVNIPYSSLSPELTDDYHERTSLNAYRFGFAAIGTLVGAGAAWPIVGLVKDKNTGFVLLGIIYGGIMLVTALITVFTVKEPESTKPAKAMGFFETYKQVFKNGPYLLILATYILHIVAITIVSGVAVYYFDYILAARQVIDPKAQTTLAMLILIGTAFIFIPISVLASKKIGKKLVYGAGFVVIAAVLMVLFTFGHRMPVSFTLIMMCVMGTGFGFTYALPYAIVADAIEYDYMRTGERREGSFFGIWTWGLKLGQALAALSMGWILQVMGYVKEALPQTPSAELGIRMLLGPIPAAVFILAALVLYFYPITEKRYEEIKEQIRLMEGKKE, encoded by the coding sequence ATGGAAGGAAAGAAACTCTCGGTTGGTGTTAAAGCCGGATACGGTGTATGCGATTTCGGAGGGAACCTGTTTTTTACCGCCACTGCATTTGTTCTCTTAAACTACATCACAGATACAATGGGACTTGCCGCAGGGCTTGCCGGCACGGCACTTTTCATAGGGAGGGTATGGGACGCCTTCTATGACCCGATCCTCGGATATTTTTCGGACAGGACAAAAACACGCATGGGAAGGCGCAGGCCATATATGCTGGCTGGCGCTATTCCGCTCTTCATTGCGATGGTTGTCATGTTTACGAATCCATCTTTCTTCAAACAGGGCATGAGCCAGACCGCCCTGTTCATATTTACCACCGTTGTATATGTACTGCTCTGCACCGCATACTCGACTGTCAACATACCTTATTCATCGCTGTCCCCCGAGCTTACAGACGACTATCATGAGAGGACGTCGCTCAACGCCTACCGATTCGGTTTTGCAGCAATAGGCACGCTTGTCGGAGCGGGTGCGGCCTGGCCCATAGTGGGGCTTGTGAAAGACAAGAATACCGGGTTCGTGCTTCTCGGTATCATCTACGGCGGTATCATGCTTGTAACGGCCCTCATTACTGTTTTTACCGTCAAAGAGCCCGAGAGCACCAAACCTGCCAAGGCCATGGGATTCTTTGAAACATACAAACAGGTCTTCAAGAACGGGCCTTACCTGCTGATACTGGCGACCTATATCCTGCATATTGTGGCTATAACCATAGTGAGCGGGGTTGCGGTCTACTATTTCGATTATATACTGGCGGCGAGGCAGGTAATCGATCCCAAGGCGCAAACCACGCTTGCAATGCTTATACTGATAGGCACGGCGTTTATCTTTATACCGATCAGCGTCCTGGCCAGCAAAAAAATCGGCAAAAAGCTCGTGTATGGAGCCGGATTCGTAGTCATTGCGGCAGTGCTTATGGTGCTTTTCACCTTCGGGCACAGGATGCCGGTGAGCTTTACCCTGATCATGATGTGCGTAATGGGTACGGGGTTCGGGTTTACCTATGCGCTTCCCTATGCAATCGTTGCGGACGCTATTGAATATGACTATATGCGCACAGGCGAACGCAGGGAAGGTTCCTTCTTCGGCATATGGACATGGGGGCTCAAACTGGGGCAGGCCCTTGCGGCGCTTTCGATGGGATGGATACTCCAGGTCATGGGCTATGTGAAGGAAGCTCTTCCGCAGACGCCCTCCGCCGAACTGGGCATTAGGATGCTTCTCGGGCCGATACCAGCGGCTGTTTTCATACTGGCTGCTCTCGTCCTTTATTTCTACCCCATAACTGAAAAGCGATATGAAGAAATCAAAGAGCAGATCAGGTTGATGGAAGGTAAGAAAGAATAA
- a CDS encoding carboxylesterase/lipase family protein encodes MRTFINIPLIIMILTLSSCGTTKQIPFNPQAERQMKLVVVNTSNGDIAGCKIENGVSAFLGIPYAKPPKGDLRFAPPVEVESWDNVRPAIHFGPSCPQTKDEFEPASLLYQDEDCLSLNIWTPQADDKKRPVIIYIHGGGFVEGGTGDPLYNGSYISKRGDIVFASINYRVGTLGFLYLDDFGKEFAGSGNNGIRDQLMGLRWIKNNIAKFGGDPDNITIMGESAGSTFVMILMGLPQSKGLFTKAIAESGACNLVRDREKASITTAKFMKLAGVKDIEGLRKLKIEKIVEILEKHIDDAGFESDLLYAPVIDGNIIARDPLQAIKDGQASGISLLNGTNQDEYRYWINYSSMLRFIPYKTLLNSVPEVRKRLKGREQEVFDFYEKKFPKAKLGDITFETATDMMFRIPHIQASEAQSKYADVWMYRFDWKSQVKDYFGACHAIELPFVLKTFDSPTRRQIVGPDPPMDLSDTMMDAWVAFARTGNPNHAGMQNWPQYEAGQRATMIFNTKSKVVNDPEKDVRLIYKGITY; translated from the coding sequence ATGCGAACTTTCATAAACATCCCATTGATCATCATGATATTAACTCTTTCGTCATGCGGTACAACCAAGCAGATCCCTTTTAATCCGCAGGCCGAAAGGCAGATGAAGCTTGTGGTCGTAAATACATCAAACGGCGATATTGCAGGCTGCAAAATCGAGAACGGGGTAAGCGCGTTTCTCGGAATCCCTTATGCCAAACCTCCAAAGGGCGATCTGAGGTTTGCGCCTCCGGTGGAAGTGGAATCCTGGGATAATGTAAGGCCGGCAATCCATTTCGGCCCGTCATGCCCGCAGACCAAGGACGAGTTTGAACCCGCATCTCTGCTTTACCAGGACGAAGACTGCCTGAGCCTTAATATCTGGACGCCTCAGGCGGATGATAAAAAAAGGCCGGTCATAATCTATATACACGGCGGGGGCTTCGTTGAGGGCGGCACCGGTGATCCTTTATACAACGGGTCATATATATCAAAGCGGGGTGATATCGTTTTTGCGAGCATCAACTACCGGGTAGGTACATTGGGTTTTCTGTATCTCGATGATTTCGGAAAAGAGTTTGCCGGGTCGGGCAACAACGGGATCAGAGACCAGCTCATGGGACTAAGATGGATCAAGAATAACATTGCAAAATTCGGCGGCGATCCCGACAATATTACCATCATGGGCGAGTCTGCAGGCAGCACGTTCGTAATGATACTTATGGGTTTGCCGCAGTCGAAAGGACTGTTCACCAAAGCCATTGCCGAAAGCGGCGCATGCAACCTTGTCCGAGATCGCGAGAAGGCTTCGATCACCACAGCCAAATTTATGAAGCTTGCAGGGGTTAAGGATATCGAGGGGCTTAGGAAATTAAAGATTGAAAAGATAGTTGAAATCCTGGAAAAACATATCGATGATGCAGGTTTTGAATCAGACCTTCTTTATGCCCCTGTGATTGACGGGAACATTATTGCCAGGGACCCGTTGCAGGCGATAAAGGACGGCCAGGCATCCGGCATATCGCTTCTTAACGGCACCAATCAGGACGAATACCGATATTGGATAAACTATTCCTCAATGCTGAGGTTTATCCCTTATAAGACTCTTCTCAATTCAGTACCCGAGGTCAGAAAGAGGCTCAAAGGACGCGAGCAGGAGGTCTTTGATTTTTATGAAAAGAAATTCCCGAAGGCAAAGCTGGGAGACATCACATTTGAAACCGCAACCGACATGATGTTCAGGATCCCGCACATTCAGGCATCAGAAGCACAGTCGAAATATGCAGATGTCTGGATGTACCGCTTTGACTGGAAATCACAGGTAAAGGACTATTTCGGAGCATGCCATGCAATCGAACTGCCGTTCGTATTGAAGACATTCGATTCGCCGACACGCCGGCAGATCGTTGGCCCTGATCCCCCAATGGACCTTTCCGATACGATGATGGACGCATGGGTGGCATTTGCCCGCACCGGCAATCCCAACCATGCGGGCATGCAGAACTGGCCTCAGTATGAGGCCGGACAGCGGGCCACCATGATATTCAATACGAAATCCAAAGTTGTTAACGATCCGGAAAAGGATGTCAGGCTTATCTATAAGGGCATCACGTATTAG
- a CDS encoding NTP transferase domain-containing protein produces MLFFRPMSISTLILAAGKGTRMKSEKSKVMHEILGHPLVWYPVTIGLSIGPDMIGVIGHGREQVGPYLSSMGIRTAVQDPPLGTGHAVLVARELLVQLNCDDIIIIPGDMPLIRKESVERLIGIYKSSGAEMGILTARLNQPFGYGRIIRDSSGYVTGIVEEIDADDATKAIDEVNTSVYIVNRNFLIDSVGRIRNDNAKGEYYLTDIVKMAARVVGAETMDADEANGINSRDQLAYAGSVMQERINLGHMKEGVSIVAPESTWISPESVIGRDVEIWPNVHIMGKSVIGDNTVIMPGAWVKDSNLGAGCRIGNCAHIEGAAIPGGSVIEPFRRL; encoded by the coding sequence ATGCTATTTTTCCGGCCCATGAGTATATCAACCCTTATACTGGCTGCCGGCAAAGGCACCAGGATGAAATCGGAAAAATCAAAAGTCATGCATGAGATACTTGGCCATCCTCTTGTCTGGTACCCTGTGACGATAGGTCTCTCGATAGGCCCGGACATGATAGGCGTAATAGGCCATGGAAGGGAACAGGTCGGGCCTTATCTCTCATCGATGGGAATAAGAACCGCCGTACAGGACCCGCCGCTCGGCACCGGGCATGCAGTGCTTGTTGCGCGTGAGCTGCTTGTGCAACTTAATTGCGATGACATAATAATCATCCCCGGCGACATGCCTCTCATAAGGAAAGAATCGGTTGAAAGACTGATCGGTATCTATAAATCCTCCGGCGCCGAGATGGGAATACTCACGGCCAGACTGAATCAACCTTTCGGTTACGGCAGGATCATCCGCGACAGCTCCGGATACGTTACAGGAATAGTCGAGGAGATCGACGCCGACGATGCAACAAAGGCCATCGACGAGGTGAATACAAGCGTCTATATCGTGAACAGGAACTTCCTGATTGATTCTGTGGGCCGGATCAGAAACGACAATGCAAAGGGAGAGTATTATCTTACCGATATCGTGAAGATGGCAGCACGCGTAGTCGGCGCAGAGACGATGGATGCGGATGAGGCCAACGGCATAAACTCGAGAGACCAGCTTGCCTATGCCGGAAGCGTCATGCAGGAAAGGATAAACCTCGGACACATGAAAGAGGGCGTCTCGATAGTGGCCCCGGAAAGCACATGGATAAGCCCGGAATCAGTTATAGGCCGTGATGTCGAGATCTGGCCCAATGTCCACATAATGGGGAAAAGCGTTATCGGAGACAACACCGTCATCATGCCCGGTGCATGGGTAAAGGATTCGAATCTCGGGGCCGGGTGCAGAATAGGCAACTGTGCACATATTGAAGGGGCGGCGATCCCCGGGGGAAGCGTTATAGAACCTTTCAGGAGGTTATAG
- a CDS encoding GDSL-type esterase/lipase family protein, which yields MVRKILIVIVIFLALAFGVYKYGYYRAQALPENNPREFVKNGGKHQGQKVLVCIGDSITHGRVSYDYVKLIRDNLAPKGIEVVNAGINSETAWNVLNRINDIIACNPDYITILIGTNDANGAFSPVVAEKQAKEVGLPQAPDEAWFRENLTKLCEILKSQTKARIALLSIPPIGEEPEHPAFKQAQKFSAIIRDVAQKEGVTYIPLNEKLTDMLIASGRRPRFSYSPDDFLMYSAIARHILLGQDFDKISEINGQYLLTDHLHLNGRAAGITAGLIENFVLG from the coding sequence ATGGTCAGGAAGATATTAATAGTCATTGTCATTTTTCTGGCACTTGCTTTCGGCGTTTACAAGTACGGCTACTACAGGGCGCAGGCATTACCTGAAAACAATCCCAGGGAATTCGTAAAGAACGGGGGAAAGCACCAGGGGCAGAAGGTTCTGGTATGCATAGGCGACAGCATAACGCATGGAAGAGTAAGTTATGACTATGTCAAACTTATAAGGGACAATCTGGCCCCGAAAGGCATAGAGGTAGTAAATGCGGGCATCAACAGCGAGACGGCATGGAACGTGCTGAACCGGATTAACGACATAATCGCCTGCAACCCGGACTACATCACGATCCTGATCGGGACAAACGACGCGAACGGTGCATTCAGCCCTGTTGTCGCTGAAAAACAGGCCAAGGAAGTAGGCCTTCCGCAGGCGCCTGACGAAGCCTGGTTCAGGGAGAATCTGACAAAACTCTGCGAAATATTGAAATCGCAGACAAAGGCAAGGATAGCACTCCTCTCAATACCGCCAATAGGAGAGGAGCCGGAGCATCCCGCATTCAAACAGGCTCAGAAGTTCAGCGCCATTATCAGAGATGTGGCTCAGAAAGAGGGTGTGACATATATACCTCTCAATGAAAAACTCACTGATATGCTTATCGCAAGCGGCCGCAGGCCAAGGTTCTCATATTCCCCGGATGACTTCTTGATGTACAGCGCCATCGCCAGGCATATTCTGCTGGGACAGGACTTTGATAAAATCTCTGAAATCAATGGCCAGTATCTGCTCACCGATCACCTGCACCTCAACGGCAGGGCGGCAGGTATAACGGCCGGATTAATAGAGAACTTTGTTCTTGGTTGA